The following coding sequences are from one Anolis sagrei isolate rAnoSag1 chromosome 6, rAnoSag1.mat, whole genome shotgun sequence window:
- the MBLAC1 gene encoding metallo-beta-lactamase domain-containing protein 1, with amino-acid sequence MSSPSSAVPLVMGGSPYSVVVLQEGFSEALPDGGMRAEGTVGLVLGPQPTLVDTGGPWGRERLLANLAARGVSPGEVRHLVCTHGHSDHAGNLNLFPSAQLVMGTDVSLPGGRYLPTGLRQGQPYVLHEGHLEVLPTPGHTAADVSLLVRGTELGDVLLAGDLFEREGDEGVWEELSEDPARQAQSRARALELADIIVPGHGGPFRVDRRKRSQQ; translated from the coding sequence ATGTCATCGCCGTCATCGGCCGTCCCTCTGGTGATGGGGGGCTCCCCGTACTCGGTGGTGGTGCTGCAAGAGGGCTTCTCGGAGGCCTTGCCGGACGGCGGGATGCGGGCGGAGGGGACGGTGGGGCTGGTGCTGGGCCCGCAGCCGACCCTGGTGGACACGGGGGGGCCCTGGGGCCGGGAGCGGCTGCTGGCGAACCTGGCCGCGCGGGGGGTCTCCCCGGGGGAGGTGCGGCACCTGGTCTGCACCCATGGCCACTCCGACCACGCCGGGAACCTCAACCTCTTCCCCTCGGCGCAGCTGGTGATGGGGACGGACGTCTCCCTCCCGGGGGGGCGCTACCTGCCCACGGGGCTGCGCCAGGGCCAGCCCTACGTCCTGCACGAGGGGCACCTGGAGGTGCTGCCCACCCCGGGACACACCGCCGCCGACGTCAGCCTCCTGGTGCGCGGCACGGAGTTGGGGGACGTCCTGCTGGCCGGGGACCTCTTCGAGCGGGAGGGGGACGAGGGCGTCTGGGAAGAACTCAGCGAAGACCCCGCCAGGCAGGCACAGAGCCGGGCACGGGCCTTAGAGCTGGCCGACATCATCGTGCCCGGGCACGGGGGCCCCTTCCGGGTcgacaggaggaagaggagccagcAGTGA
- the LOC132779151 gene encoding transmembrane 4 L6 family member 5-like produces MCTGACSKVVGVALWPFILVSIVSNILLAFPDWKPDYVHEFGKRLTPEVLYLGGLVGGGLMVLIPAVHFHAAGSRGCCGNRCGMFLSVILAAVGALGASYSVVVSMLGLVHGPLCQYMFNGTHLEWGRPFQNSRDGPSLEESYLLDRSQWGRCLLPEGVVEFNVVLFSLLLGAALAELGLCLIQVFNGLFGCCCGTCRDEEEPPALKTYH; encoded by the exons ATGTGTACGGGGGCCTGCTCCAAGGTGGTGGGGGTGGCCCTGTGGCCCTTCATCCTGGTCTCCATCGTGTCCAACATCCTGCTGGCCTTCCCCGACTGGAAGCCCGACTACGTCCATGAGTTTGGCAAGCGCTTGACCCCTGAGGTCCTCTACCTGGGTGGCCTGGTCGGAGGGGGCCTCATG GTCCTGATTCCGGCCGTCCACTTCCATGCCGCGGGAAGCCGGGGGTGCTGCGGGAACCGCTGTGGG ATGTTCCTGTCGGTGATCCTGGCGGCGGTGGGGGCGCTGGGGGCCTCCTACTCGGTGGTGGTCTCCATGCTGGGCCTGGTGCACGGGCCCCTCTGCCAGTACATGTTCAACGGGACACACCTGGAGTGGGGGCGCCCCTTTCAGAACAGCAGGGACGGGCCCAG CCTGGAGGAGAGCTACCTGCTGGACCGGTCGCAGTGGGGTCGCTGCCTGCTCCCGGAGGGCGTGGTGGAGTTCAACGTGGTGCTCTTCTCGCTGCTCCTGGGCGCCGCCCTGGCCGAGCTCGGGCTCTGCCTCATCCAGGTCTTCAACGGGCTCTTCGGGTGCTGCTGCGGGACCTGCCGCGACGAGGAGGAGCCCCCCGCCCTg